The DNA sequence GACCGATCGGTTGTGCAGGGCGACGGTGTATCCGTGCCGTGCGAAGTTCCGCGCGATGTTCGATCCCATGACGGCCAGACCCGTCACGCCGATCTGAGCTTTTCCCTGCGCCGAGCCGTCTGCAGCCGTCACCAGCACATCCTTTCGTTGACGTGTTGCGCACCAAAGCCGTTCACTCTTCGCGCAAGCGGCTCATCTGAACCGAATGCTCTTCGCGCAAGCGGCTCATCGCCGATTCTCGCGCAGTCACTTTCGACCCGCGAGCGCGGGTCACCTACTCGCGGGTTAACTGCTGAACAAGCGCTGAAGTTCGGTGAACCATGGGATGACCACAGCCAACGTCGGCACCACCAGTATGGCCGCGGCGGCGGCATAGGCGCTGCATGACAACACGAGGCTGTTCCCGCTCCCGCCCAAGCGCCGGACCCGGATGAGTGTCGTGGGCCCACCTGCCGCCATCGCACCGACTGGTGTCGGGCCACCCGCACACGCGACGAGTGCGCGGGCCAGGGGAGTCGGCCCAGCTGTCCGGACCGCGGCATCGTCGGCGAGCAGCTCGACAAGCAGTTTGACCGCGTCCAGCGCGTTCTTGCTGCGCACGATGACCGGGAACGCGTCGTGGACGGCGGTGAACGCCTCCAGCACCAGGTCATGGCGCGCGCGCAGATGGGCGCGTTCGTGCGCGACGATCGCGGTCACCTCATTGTGTCCCAGCGTGCTCAGCGTCCCCTCGCTGACGACCACCCGGCTCCGTACACCCGGCAAGCAGTAGGCCAAGGGTTCATCGACTTCCAGGACTCGCAGATCGTGGTCGCGCCGACGATGGATGTCGTAGCCCCCGCGCCAGTTTTCGCAGTACTGCTTGTGATCCAGCAGGTCGACGACGGCCCGGTGATGGGCGCGTCGGCGGCGGGTACGTACACCGACCCGGATCACCGACGCCATGAGCCGGATACCGATGAGGATCGTGATCGCGAACACCGTGACGTACAGCAGCCATAGACCCCAACCGAGGCGATCGATTTCACCGGTGATCGTCGCGGTGGGGTGACCATCCGGCCCAGGCACGAGGAGTCTGCTCGCGATCGCAAGCCCGGAACTGAACGCGGAAAGAACGGCGGCCGCGGCAATGGCCTGCCACAACACCATGGCGGCACGTGGCGCGCGGTATGGCCAGCGGGCACGCGCGAGCAACGCCGGTACGGGACCGGTCAGCAGCAGCGCGAGTATCGCGAACGCCAGGGCGGACACATAACTAGTGTCCCTTACTCGGTGGGGCGACCGCCAGCAGATGGATCTT is a window from the Mycobacteroides salmoniphilum genome containing:
- a CDS encoding M56 family metallopeptidase; translated protein: MSALAFAILALLLTGPVPALLARARWPYRAPRAAMVLWQAIAAAAVLSAFSSGLAIASRLLVPGPDGHPTATITGEIDRLGWGLWLLYVTVFAITILIGIRLMASVIRVGVRTRRRRAHHRAVVDLLDHKQYCENWRGGYDIHRRRDHDLRVLEVDEPLAYCLPGVRSRVVVSEGTLSTLGHNEVTAIVAHERAHLRARHDLVLEAFTAVHDAFPVIVRSKNALDAVKLLVELLADDAAVRTAGPTPLARALVACAGGPTPVGAMAAGGPTTLIRVRRLGGSGNSLVLSCSAYAAAAAILVVPTLAVVIPWFTELQRLFSS